The following proteins are co-located in the Helicobacter acinonychis genome:
- a CDS encoding MATE family efflux transporter has translation MPSGVNAVLDVLVVALSVFFVGKISHHHIVALGVGLQFLMLFYGINTILYTGTNAILSRLVGARDFTQINNAFSSIFIGAFVICLGALFVSYFLIDPFLAWMQLQDPSRQLTQDYLKVLIIALPSIFLKNVLVSALTSFSDTLTPFIVKIVMVIACIFLNQALIFGDFGFKEMGIVGSALANVIVSYLELVVLGFWIQIKKIPLKFKITFDISFLKTMFRVGWPAGFERLLTLFSLMLLSKFVASYGDKVLAGMQIGIRVETFSFMPGFGFMIAAMVLIGQNLGANKPKIATEYAHLILKISMSLMGVLGIVLILFAKEFASLFSQDEEVLEVARSYLVAVGLSQAPLIGYFVLDGVFRGAGISKVSLCINTLSLWGLRIVPIYLLLIYHFKVEFIFAVITLETFFRSLIYYKVFSKGIWKRCGKKA, from the coding sequence CTGCCCTCTGGGGTCAATGCCGTTTTAGATGTGTTGGTGGTCGCGCTTTCAGTCTTTTTCGTGGGCAAAATTTCACACCATCATATTGTGGCTTTAGGGGTGGGCTTGCAGTTTTTGATGCTTTTTTATGGGATCAATACGATTTTATACACCGGCACTAACGCCATTCTTTCTAGGCTTGTGGGTGCTAGGGATTTCACTCAAATCAATAACGCTTTTTCTAGTATTTTCATTGGGGCGTTTGTGATTTGTCTAGGCGCACTGTTTGTTTCTTATTTTTTGATCGATCCTTTTTTAGCGTGGATGCAATTACAAGATCCTTCACGCCAATTGACGCAAGATTATTTAAAAGTTTTAATCATAGCGTTACCAAGTATTTTTTTAAAAAATGTTTTAGTTTCAGCGCTCACTAGTTTTTCAGACACCCTAACCCCTTTTATCGTTAAAATTGTCATGGTCATAGCATGCATTTTTTTAAATCAAGCCTTGATTTTTGGGGATTTTGGCTTTAAAGAAATGGGGATTGTGGGATCGGCTTTAGCGAATGTGATTGTCTCTTATTTGGAATTAGTTGTGCTTGGGTTTTGGATACAAATCAAAAAAATCCCTTTAAAATTCAAAATAACCTTTGATATTTCTTTTTTAAAAACCATGTTTAGAGTGGGTTGGCCAGCTGGGTTTGAACGCTTATTAACCTTATTTTCTTTAATGCTTTTGTCTAAATTTGTAGCGAGCTATGGGGATAAGGTGCTAGCGGGCATGCAAATAGGCATTAGAGTGGAAACCTTTTCATTCATGCCAGGATTTGGGTTTATGATAGCTGCGATGGTTTTAATAGGGCAAAATTTAGGGGCGAACAAGCCAAAAATTGCTACGGAATACGCACATTTGATTTTAAAAATCTCTATGAGTTTAATGGGGGTTTTAGGGATTGTTTTAATCTTGTTTGCCAAAGAATTTGCGAGCCTTTTTTCTCAAGATGAAGAAGTTTTGGAAGTAGCACGCTCTTATTTAGTCGCTGTGGGCCTCTCTCAAGCCCCCTTAATTGGGTATTTTGTGCTAGATGGAGTTTTTAGGGGGGCTGGTATTTCTAAAGTTTCGTTATGCATTAACACCTTAAGTTTATGGGGGTTAAGGATCGTGCCTATTTACCTGCTTTTAATCTATCATTTTAAGGTGGAATTTATTTTTGCGGTGATCACGCTAGAGACTTTTTTCCGCTCGCTCATTTATTATAAAGTTTTTTCTAAAGGCATTTGGAAAAGGTGTGGGAAAAAGGCTTAA
- a CDS encoding Na+/H+ antiporter family protein: MLENSSIWSNPAFVAIICMCVLSLLRLNIMLSMISATLIVGLMGGLGLTESFNVMIEGMKGNLNIALSYILLGALAVAIAKSNLIKVALNKLINLMDYKRSIFCFLIAFIACFSQNLVPVHIAFIPILIPPLLHLMNRLELDRRAVACALTFGLQAPYLVLPVGFGLIFQTTILEQLKANGVDTSLAQITGVMWIAGLAMVFGLFIAVLVLYKNPRRYIEKSFNMENYAVLQLNYHDYLTFIGIIVAFVIQLATDSMPLAAFLALAIILLGRGIKFKETDSLMDDSVKMMAFIAFVMLVASGFGEVLQKVHAIEALVNAIANVIQGKLLGALLMLVAGLFITMGIGTSFGTIPIIAVFYVPLCAKLGFSTESTILLIGIAAALGDAGSPASDSTMGPTCGLNADNQHNHIYDTCVPTFLVYNLPLIAFGVAGALLLG; encoded by the coding sequence ATGCTAGAAAATAGCTCTATATGGAGCAATCCTGCCTTTGTAGCCATCATTTGCATGTGTGTTCTTAGCCTTTTAAGGCTCAATATCATGCTTTCTATGATTAGTGCAACTCTCATAGTAGGGCTTATGGGAGGGCTTGGACTCACAGAAAGCTTTAATGTGATGATAGAGGGCATGAAAGGGAATTTAAACATTGCATTAAGCTACATCCTTTTAGGGGCTTTAGCGGTAGCGATCGCTAAAAGCAATCTCATTAAAGTCGCTTTGAACAAGCTCATCAATCTCATGGATTACAAACGATCCATTTTTTGCTTTTTAATCGCTTTTATCGCATGTTTTTCGCAAAATTTAGTGCCGGTGCATATCGCTTTTATCCCTATTTTAATCCCCCCTCTTTTGCACTTGATGAACAGGCTAGAGCTCGATAGAAGAGCAGTGGCTTGTGCTTTAACTTTTGGCTTGCAAGCCCCATACTTGGTGCTTCCTGTGGGATTTGGCTTGATCTTTCAAACCACGATTTTAGAGCAATTAAAAGCTAATGGCGTGGATACGAGTTTAGCGCAAATCACAGGAGTGATGTGGATAGCGGGGTTAGCGATGGTTTTTGGACTATTCATCGCCGTGCTAGTGTTATATAAAAACCCAAGGCGCTATATAGAAAAATCTTTTAATATGGAAAATTACGCTGTGCTTCAATTAAACTACCATGATTATTTGACCTTTATAGGGATTATCGTGGCTTTTGTGATCCAATTAGCCACCGATTCTATGCCTTTAGCCGCCTTTTTGGCTTTAGCGATCATCTTGCTAGGCCGTGGTATTAAGTTTAAAGAAACAGACTCTTTAATGGATGATAGCGTGAAAATGATGGCGTTTATCGCTTTTGTGATGCTAGTGGCTAGTGGGTTTGGAGAAGTCTTGCAAAAAGTACATGCCATAGAAGCTCTAGTGAATGCAATTGCAAATGTGATCCAAGGGAAGCTTTTAGGGGCTTTGTTAATGCTTGTTGCAGGGCTTTTTATCACTATGGGGATAGGGACTTCTTTTGGCACTATTCCTATTATCGCTGTGTTTTATGTCCCTTTGTGTGCGAAATTAGGATTCAGCACGGAATCTACGATTTTACTCATTGGCATAGCCGCAGCTTTAGGTGATGCAGGTTCACCGGCTAGCGATAGCACCATGGGACCTACTTGTGGGCTTAACGCAGACAACCAACACAATCATATCTATGACACATGCGTGCCGACTTTTTTAGTCTATAACCTCCCTTTGATCGCCTTTGGGGTTGCTGGAGCGTTACTATTAGGCTAA
- a CDS encoding carbon-nitrogen hydrolase: MICASILQHAYCGSRKKTIEHTAHLLEQALKKHPKTNLVVLQELNPYSYFCQSENPKFFDLGEYFEEDKAFFSALAQKFKVVLVASLFEKRAKGLYHNSAVVFEKDGSIVGIYRKMHIPDDPGFYEKFYFTPGDLGFEPIVTSVGKLGLMVCWDQWYPEAARIMALKGAEILIYPSAIGFLEEDSNEEKKRQQNAWETIQRGHAIANGLPLIATNRVGVELDPSGVIKGGITFFGSSFVVGALGEFLAKASDKEEILYAEIDLGHTEEVRRMWPFLRDRRIDFYHDLLKRYKD; the protein is encoded by the coding sequence ATGATTTGTGCGAGCATTCTCCAACACGCTTATTGCGGCTCTAGAAAAAAGACTATAGAACATACAGCACACTTGCTTGAACAAGCACTCAAAAAACACCCTAAAACCAATTTAGTGGTGTTGCAAGAATTAAACCCTTATAGTTATTTTTGCCAAAGCGAAAACCCTAAATTTTTTGATTTAGGCGAGTATTTTGAAGAAGATAAGGCTTTTTTTAGCGCTTTAGCTCAAAAGTTCAAGGTGGTGCTTGTCGCTTCTTTATTTGAAAAGCGCGCTAAAGGGTTGTATCACAATAGTGCGGTTGTGTTTGAAAAAGACGGCTCAATCGTTGGAATTTATCGCAAAATGCACATCCCTGATGATCCGGGGTTTTATGAAAAATTTTATTTCACGCCGGGGGATTTGGGTTTTGAGCCTATTGTCACAAGCGTGGGGAAATTAGGGCTTATGGTGTGTTGGGATCAATGGTATCCTGAAGCGGCTAGGATTATGGCTTTAAAAGGGGCGGAGATTTTAATCTATCCTAGTGCGATAGGGTTTTTAGAAGAAGATTCCAATGAAGAAAAAAAACGCCAGCAAAACGCATGGGAGACGATCCAAAGAGGGCATGCGATCGCTAATGGCTTGCCTTTGATTGCGACTAACAGAGTGGGTGTGGAGCTGGATCCTAGTGGCGTAATTAAGGGGGGTATTACTTTTTTTGGCTCTAGTTTTGTGGTGGGGGCTTTAGGCGAGTTTTTAGCTAAAGCGAGCGATAAAGAAGAAATTTTGTATGCAGAAATTGATTTAGGACACACAGAAGAAGTGCGCAGAATGTGGCCGTTTTTAAGAGACAGACGCATTGATTTTTATCATGATTTGTTGAAACGCTATAAAGATTGA
- a CDS encoding tRNA threonylcarbamoyladenosine dehydratase, with amino-acid sequence MSEPIDRFTRIRWLFKDDFEKIRQQKVLICGVGGVGGFALDSLYRVGIGQITIIDKDVFDVTNQNRQIGSERIGESKTLVLQDLYKGIQALNYRIDEAFLNSFNFRDYDYILDCMDGLPIKTSLAIKCQNFAYGKFISSMGSAKRLNPKHIQVGSVWESYGDKFGRKFRDFLKKRHFKGNFKVVFSPETPHCIELGSFNAVTASFGLQIASEVVQDIIKHERK; translated from the coding sequence TTGTCCGAACCCATAGATAGATTCACGCGCATAAGGTGGTTGTTTAAAGACGATTTTGAAAAAATCCGCCAACAAAAGGTTTTAATCTGTGGCGTGGGGGGTGTTGGGGGCTTTGCACTAGATTCTTTATATCGTGTGGGGATAGGACAAATCACTATCATAGATAAAGATGTGTTTGATGTGACTAATCAAAACCGCCAGATTGGCTCAGAAAGGATAGGAGAATCTAAAACGCTCGTGTTACAAGATCTCTATAAAGGCATTCAAGCCTTAAATTACCGCATAGATGAAGCGTTTTTAAATTCATTTAATTTTAGAGATTATGATTACATTTTAGATTGCATGGACGGTTTGCCTATTAAAACGAGTTTGGCGATAAAATGTCAAAATTTTGCTTATGGGAAGTTTATTAGCTCTATGGGGAGTGCGAAACGCTTGAATCCTAAACACATCCAAGTAGGGAGCGTGTGGGAAAGTTATGGCGATAAATTTGGGCGTAAATTTAGGGATTTTTTAAAAAAACGCCATTTTAAGGGGAATTTTAAAGTGGTTTTTAGCCCTGAAACTCCGCATTGTATAGAGCTTGGGAGTTTTAATGCAGTTACGGCGAGTTTTGGTTTGCAAATAGCGAGTGAAGTCGTACAAGATATTATCAAACATGAAAGGAAGTGA
- the fliS gene encoding flagellar export chaperone FliS yields the protein MQYANAYQAYQHNRVSVESPAKLIEMLYEGILRFSSQAKRCIENEDIEKKIYYINRITDIFTELLNILDYEKGGEVAVYLTGLYTHQIKVLTQANVENDANKIDLVLNVARGLLEAWREIHSDELA from the coding sequence ATGCAATACGCTAACGCTTATCAAGCTTACCAGCACAATAGAGTGAGTGTGGAATCCCCAGCAAAACTCATTGAAATGCTTTATGAAGGGATTTTAAGATTTTCTTCGCAAGCCAAACGCTGTATTGAGAATGAAGACATTGAAAAGAAAATCTACTATATTAATAGAATTACGGATATTTTCACGGAGTTGTTGAATATTTTAGATTATGAAAAAGGGGGGGAAGTGGCGGTGTATCTTACAGGCTTATACACCCATCAAATCAAAGTTTTAACGCAGGCCAATGTGGAAAATGATGCGAATAAGATTGATTTGGTATTGAATGTGGCTAGGGGGTTGTTAGAAGCATGGAGGGAAATCCATTCGGATGAACTCGCCTGA
- the fliD gene encoding flagellar filament capping protein FliD, with protein sequence MAIGSLSSLGLGSKVLNYDVIDKLRDADEKALIAPLDKKMEQNVEKQKALVEIKTLLSALKGPIKTLSDYSTYISRKSNVTGDALSASVGAGVPIQDIKVDVQNLAQGDINELGSKFSSRDDIFSQVDTTLKFYTQNKDYDIDIKAGMTLGDVAQSITDATNGEVMGIVMKTGGNDPYQLMVNTKNTGEDNRIYFGSHLQSTLTNKNALSLGVDESGKNEVSLNLKGADGNMHEVPIILELPESASVKQKNTAIQKAIEQALENDPNFKDLIANGDISIDVIHGGDSLIINDRRGEKIEVKGSKVKELGFLQTATQENDLLKSSRTIKEGKLEGVISLNNQKLDLSALTKEGNTSEQNTDAIIQAINSKEGLNAFKNAEGKLVINTKNGMLTIKGEGTLGKDSLKDLGLNAGVVQSYETSQQTLFRSKNLQKASDSQFTYNGVSITRPTNEVNDVISGVNITLEQTTEPNKPAIISVSRDNQAIIDSLTEFVKAYNELIPKLDEDTRYDADTKIAGIFNGVGDIRTIRSSLNNVFSYSVHTDNGVESLMKYGLSLDDKGVMSLDEAKLSSALNSNPKATQDFFYGSDSKDMGGREIHQEGIFSKFNQVVANLIDGGNAKLKIYEDSLDRDAKSLTKDKENAQELLKTRYNIMAERFAAYDSQISKANQKFNSVQMMIDQAAAKKN encoded by the coding sequence ATGGCAATAGGTTCATTAAGCTCATTAGGGCTTGGCAGTAAGGTTTTAAATTACGATGTGATTGACAAACTTAGGGATGCTGATGAAAAGGCATTGATTGCACCATTAGACAAGAAAATGGAACAAAATGTTGAAAAACAAAAAGCCCTTGTAGAAATTAAAACGCTTCTTTCAGCTCTAAAAGGTCCTATTAAAACACTCTCAGATTATTCCACTTATATCAGCCGAAAAAGCAATGTTACAGGCGATGCGTTGAGTGCGAGTGTGGGGGCTGGCGTGCCCATCCAAGACATTAAAGTGGATGTGCAAAATTTAGCACAAGGCGATATTAATGAATTAGGGTCGAAATTTTCTTCAAGAGATGATATTTTTAGCCAAGTGGATACCACGCTCAAATTTTACACGCAAAACAAGGACTACGATATTGACATTAAAGCTGGAATGACCTTAGGCGATGTGGCTCAAAGCATCACAGACGCTACCAATGGTGAAGTGATGGGCATTGTGATGAAAACAGGGGGGAATGACCCTTATCAATTAATGGTGAATACCAAAAACACCGGCGAAGACAACCGCATTTATTTTGGCTCACACCTCCAATCCACGCTCACTAACAAAAACGCCCTTTCTTTAGGGGTTGATGAGAGTGGGAAAAATGAAGTGAGTTTGAATCTAAAGGGGGCTGATGGGAATATGCATGAAGTCCCTATTATTTTAGAACTCCCTGAAAGTGCTTCTGTCAAACAAAAAAACACAGCGATCCAAAAGGCGATAGAGCAGGCTTTAGAAAATGACCCTAATTTTAAAGATCTAATCGCTAATGGGGATATTTCCATAGATGTGATTCATGGGGGGGATTCTTTAATCATTAATGACAGGCGTGGGGAAAAAATTGAAGTTAAAGGGAGTAAGGTCAAAGAGCTTGGGTTTTTACAAACCGCTACGCAAGAAAATGACTTGCTAAAAAGCAGCCGCACAATTAAAGAGGGCAAATTAGAAGGGGTGATTAGCTTAAATAATCAAAAACTTGATTTAAGCGCTTTAACTAAAGAGGGTAACACAAGCGAGCAAAACACAGACGCTATCATTCAAGCGATCAATTCTAAAGAAGGCTTGAATGCATTTAAAAATGCAGAAGGCAAGCTTGTGATCAATACTAAAAATGGGATGCTCACTATCAAGGGTGAAGGCACTTTAGGCAAGGATAGTTTGAAAGATTTAGGCTTGAATGCCGGCGTGGTGCAATCTTATGAAACTTCACAACAAACGCTTTTTAGGTCTAAAAATTTGCAAAAAGCGAGCGATTCACAATTCACTTATAATGGGGTGAGTATCACACGCCCCACTAATGAGGTCAATGATGTGATCAGTGGGGTTAATATCACTTTAGAGCAAACCACAGAGCCTAATAAACCCGCCATCATTAGCGTGAGCAGGGACAATCAAGCCATTATAGATAGCCTTACTGAGTTTGTGAAAGCCTATAATGAGCTTATCCCTAAATTGGATGAAGACACTCGCTATGATGCGGACACTAAGATCGCTGGGATTTTTAATGGCGTAGGTGATATTCGTACAATTCGCTCTTCTCTTAATAATGTGTTTTCTTATAGTGTGCACACCGATAATGGAGTAGAAAGCTTGATGAAATACGGACTTAGTTTAGACGATAAGGGCGTGATGAGTTTAGATGAAGCTAAATTGAGTAGTGCATTAAATTCTAACCCTAAAGCGACTCAAGATTTTTTCTATGGGAGCGATAGCAAGGATATGGGGGGTAGAGAAATCCACCAAGAGGGTATTTTTTCTAAATTCAATCAAGTAGTCGCCAATCTTATAGACGGAGGGAACGCTAAATTAAAGATTTATGAAGATTCTCTAGACAGAGACGCTAAAAGCCTGACTAAAGATAAAGAAAACGCTCAAGAGCTTTTAAAAACCCGCTATAACATCATGGCGGAGCGTTTTGCCGCTTATGATAGTCAAATTTCTAAAGCGAATCAAAAGTTCAATTCCGTGCAAATGATGATCGATCAAGCGGCGGCCAAAAAAAATTAA
- a CDS encoding FlaG family protein, translating into MINEVQGSSRVVSASHINVQAAPIKEVSRANTINTIDESKTTIDPEQYKPKLELLSERLNEEMRRIGTDIDFSYNDEIKGLVVSVKDAKGDKVLREIPSKEAVELMQRMHDVIGVIFDKKG; encoded by the coding sequence ATGATCAACGAAGTTCAAGGGAGCAGTCGTGTGGTTTCTGCATCTCACATAAATGTTCAAGCAGCCCCCATCAAGGAAGTCAGTCGTGCTAACACTATTAACACCATAGATGAATCTAAAACGACTATCGATCCTGAGCAATACAAACCCAAGCTAGAATTATTGAGCGAGCGTTTGAATGAAGAGATGAGGCGTATTGGTACGGATATTGATTTTAGTTATAACGATGAGATTAAAGGGTTGGTGGTTTCTGTCAAAGACGCTAAAGGGGATAAGGTTTTAAGAGAAATTCCCTCTAAAGAAGCCGTGGAGCTTATGCAAAGAATGCACGATGTGATAGGCGTTATCTTTGATAAAAAAGGCTAA